From Cloacibacillus sp., a single genomic window includes:
- a CDS encoding gamma-glutamyl-gamma-aminobutyrate hydrolase family protein (Members of this family of hydrolases with an active site Cys residue belong to MEROPS family C26.), giving the protein MRRRFLSVFVALMMLSVLPLSALAAETLNGAKLYSINESAILEYNVVYSADVSGAKVVDKSGNGIDTVAKLKEIMGVPDAPAAVLSTDTGERTLGKAVVADLAIDDSGKIANVTVTKVRTRPVVGISWKSDKIGSDYKGFAEAFERNGAFAVFLPQVKSAEEAKEVLSKINGLFETGGEDWNPALYGEKQTPHGSSGWNDARDTSDISLMQQAVAMDVPLLAVCRGEQGFNVAMGGGLIQDIPYYLGQKVIAGEIDESRVTGVFEDKGYNKWDEETQKYVNVSADCKEHPHYRVQIDGLIHSGGTGYHNLKSGENIGILTGSKWLYDIIGDTSIDLVATAHHQATNPEKLGKGLTIAAYSSDGIVEAIEHRDSLFALAVQWHPERDALKDTRGVDVDQDLCNAVLGALVKYAGTHADGPASHSSSSSGCNAGAAAGLMALLAMPLFFYVKKKR; this is encoded by the coding sequence ATGAGAAGACGGTTCCTATCTGTTTTTGTGGCACTGATGATGCTGTCAGTGCTGCCATTATCGGCGTTGGCGGCGGAAACGCTGAACGGCGCGAAGCTTTATTCTATCAATGAAAGCGCTATACTTGAATACAATGTCGTTTACTCCGCCGATGTCAGCGGCGCGAAGGTCGTTGATAAGAGCGGCAACGGTATTGACACGGTGGCAAAGCTGAAGGAAATTATGGGAGTGCCGGATGCCCCGGCGGCAGTTTTAAGCACCGACACCGGCGAGCGTACGCTGGGCAAAGCGGTTGTCGCCGATCTTGCCATCGATGACAGTGGTAAGATCGCAAATGTCACTGTCACGAAGGTCCGTACCCGTCCAGTGGTCGGTATCTCCTGGAAAAGCGATAAGATAGGATCGGATTACAAAGGATTTGCCGAGGCCTTTGAGCGTAACGGAGCTTTCGCCGTATTCCTGCCGCAGGTAAAGAGCGCTGAGGAGGCTAAAGAGGTTTTGTCCAAGATTAACGGCCTCTTCGAGACAGGTGGGGAAGACTGGAACCCCGCGCTTTACGGTGAAAAGCAGACGCCGCACGGATCAAGCGGATGGAATGACGCTCGCGATACTTCGGATATCAGTCTGATGCAGCAGGCTGTCGCCATGGACGTCCCTCTGCTGGCGGTCTGCCGCGGCGAGCAGGGTTTTAATGTGGCGATGGGCGGCGGTTTGATCCAGGATATCCCCTACTATCTGGGACAGAAGGTTATCGCCGGTGAGATCGATGAAAGCCGTGTTACCGGTGTGTTTGAAGATAAGGGGTATAACAAATGGGATGAGGAGACTCAAAAATATGTTAATGTTTCCGCCGATTGTAAGGAACACCCGCATTACCGTGTCCAGATAGACGGCCTGATCCACAGCGGCGGCACAGGCTATCATAACCTTAAATCAGGGGAGAACATAGGCATACTTACTGGTTCGAAATGGCTGTATGATATCATCGGAGACACCTCGATCGATCTGGTCGCTACGGCGCACCATCAGGCCACCAACCCGGAAAAGCTGGGCAAGGGACTGACGATAGCGGCTTACTCCTCCGACGGTATCGTAGAGGCAATAGAGCACCGCGACAGCCTGTTCGCCCTCGCGGTACAGTGGCATCCGGAACGTGACGCGCTGAAAGATACCCGCGGCGTGGATGTCGATCAGGACCTGTGCAACGCCGTGCTTGGCGCTCTGGTTAAATATGCCGGAACTCACGCGGACGGCCCCGCATCCCACTCGTCATCCTCATCTGGATGCAACGCCGGAGCGGCCGCAGGACTGATGGCTCTTCTTGCCATGCCCTTGTTTTTCTACGTCAAAAAGAAACGGTAG
- a CDS encoding helix-turn-helix transcriptional regulator — protein MDTKEFGRRLKKYRGKTSQEKLGELLGYGQTYISSLEKGLSNPSIELLDKLVKITRITSSYWLGEIDEAIPIEDLASLFENAGKNAPPPSTIASNKKFSAFDMELDSLSSFFRDRVKHEICTAKDSTFKRVREDVEELRILLEDEQREKNDR, from the coding sequence ATGGACACTAAAGAATTCGGCAGAAGGTTAAAAAAATATAGGGGAAAAACATCACAAGAAAAACTTGGAGAGTTGTTGGGCTATGGGCAGACCTATATCAGCAGCTTGGAGAAAGGCCTGTCAAACCCATCGATTGAATTGCTGGACAAGCTCGTAAAAATAACGAGAATCACCTCTTCTTACTGGCTCGGAGAAATCGATGAAGCCATCCCCATTGAGGACTTGGCCTCTCTCTTTGAAAACGCCGGTAAAAACGCCCCGCCTCCGTCTACCATAGCAAGCAATAAGAAGTTTTCCGCCTTTGACATGGAGCTTGATTCTTTGTCTTCATTTTTCCGTGACCGTGTAAAACATGAAATCTGCACTGCCAAAGATTCAACCTTCAAACGTGTACGGGAGGACGTTGAAGAGCTGCGTATCCTGCTCGAAGATGAGCAGCGGGAGAAAAACGACAGATAA